One window of Suricata suricatta isolate VVHF042 chromosome 6, meerkat_22Aug2017_6uvM2_HiC, whole genome shotgun sequence genomic DNA carries:
- the LYSMD3 gene encoding lysM and putative peptidoglycan-binding domain-containing protein 3 encodes MAGRHQNRTFPLPGVHSSGQIHVFGNCTDSDVLEEDAEVYELRSRGKEKIRRSTSRDRLDDIIVLTKDIQEGDTLNAIALQYCCTVADIKRVNNLISDQDFFALRSIKIPVKKFSSLTETLYPPKGRQASRPSSVQFVPEQQEILPSNDSLSSSESAGSFLKEVDRDIEQIVKCTDTKRENLNEVVSALTAQQIRFEPDNKNIQRKDPYYGADWGIGWWTAVVIMLIVGIITPVFYLLYYEILAKVDVSHHSTVDSSSHLHSGVTPPSQQREMENGIGPTKGIAFGQHDHKLYSQDSQSPAAQHKT; translated from the exons ATGGCAGGGAGACATCAGAATCGTACTTTTCCTCTTCCGGGAGTTCATTCAAGTGGTCAAATACATGTGTTTGGCAATTGTACAGACAGTGACGTGTTGGAAGAGGATGCTGAAGTGTATGAGCTTCGatccagaggaaaagagaaaatacgaAGAAGTACATCAAGAGATAGACTTGATGACATTATAGTATTAACAAAAGATATACAGGAAGGAGATACTTTAAATGCAATAGCCCTTCAGTACTGTTGTACG gtAGCAGATATCAAGAGGGTTAATAATCTCATCAGCGATCAAGATTTTTTTGCCCTTAggtctatcaaaattccagttaAAAAGTTTAGTTCGTTGACTGAAACACTTTATCCTCCAAAAGGAAGACAGGCTTCACGTCCATCATCTGTTCAGTTTGTTCCAGAACAACAGGAAATTTTGCCATCTAatgattctctttcttccagtgAGTCTGCTGGTAGCTTTTTAAAAGAGGTAGACCGAGATATAGAACAAATAGTAAAATGTACCGACACCAAAAGAGAGAACCTTAATGAGGTGGTATCTGCTTTAACAGCACAACAAATACGTTTTGAACCTGATAACAAAAATATTCAACGTAAGGATCCTTATTATGGAGCAGACTGGGGAATAGGGTGGTGGACAGCTGTAGTGATAATGTTGATAGTAGGTATAATAACACCAGTGTTTTATTTGCTGTATTATGAAATTTTAGCTAAAGTGGATGTTAGTCATCATTCAACAGTGGATTCTTCCTCACATTTGCATTCAGGAGTCACACCCCCGTCAcaacagagagaaatggaaaatggaattGGTCCAACTAAAGGAATAGCCTTTGGCCAACATGATCATAAACTCTATAGTCAAGATTCTCAGTCACCTGCTGCTCAGCACAAAACATAG